In Ostrea edulis chromosome 6, xbOstEdul1.1, whole genome shotgun sequence, a single window of DNA contains:
- the LOC125645893 gene encoding nuclear factor erythroid 2-related factor 2-like isoform X2 gives MMETQPISLHGNNPANGDLDLIDVLWRQDIDLGVGKEMFDVNLRRELEREREIELQKERQKQKDRELLQSKLEEQRRHREQQWMSENFMRDGETGEWVPLNGRRAPPQPMGSPSMVPPNMSPQVSTVPPPNVTNMNQQNSPHNMNQTSQFQNYQSYETGMPMMNNPMQQRMNILENDYHIPTSNQSYQHQLSSPSHPSTPSHITSPLHHISPEQNHLQNYTYNQTQQNQGNYHPPETLPQVQYPQPENSGYGNNTSLEETWMDLVNILELPSNESNAGMVNNLTGTGRMMSPQNHSNALIQNVTMPTPINNTVTTNTFEPQTRNNFTSAPPSEGCASPLEWNPSNILFNNSNAGADQNGNLTTQVDDILSNIIDEGLDDLNITEMAMEEGLGSMQMLDDASSESGISMGSSRGSPSQDQFSEGAMSPFDGMEGGARGGGDYGDGTPDFGKRPGKFSFNGGFNYNENGAESSRSNYSSSSNDTDYHYRPSSANHIRHNHSYPLQPGQEPREYKKYTISDKPKQKGPHCRDKKRLEDLKVPLSLDQIVDAPVEEFNEILTRHKLSESQLQLIRDIRRRGKNKVAAQNCRKRKMDVIVTLEDEMTHLKESREKLMAERQMIDKQTRDMKDKYSTLYREIFLSLRDEHGRPYDPAQFSLQQSSDGNVFLVPKNVTSDEHMEMNKKIKEEREKESH, from the exons ATGATGGAAACACAACCTATCAGTCTTCACGGGAATAACCCGGCAAATGGG GATCTGGACTTGATAGACGTACTATGGCGCCAAGACATAGATCTTGGGGTGGGAAAAGAGATGTTCGATGTGAATCTCCGAAGAGAACTCGAGAGAGAACGAGAAATCGAGCTGCAGAAGGAAAGACAGAAA CAAAAAGATAGGGAGCTTCTACAAAGCAAACTAGAAGAACAGCGTAGACACCGAGAACAGCAATGGATGTCGGAGAACTTTATGAGGGATGGGGAAACAG GTGAATGGGTGCCACTGAATGGAAGAAGAGCCCCTCCCCAGCCCATGGGGTCACCTTCAATGGTTCCCCCAAACATGTCTCCTCAAGTATCCACTGTCCCTCCCCCAAATGTTACCAATATGAATCAGCAGAATAGCCCACATAATATGAACCAGACCAGCCAGTTTCAG aattaCCAATCTTATGAAACTGGAATGCCTATGATGAACAACCCAATGCAGCAGCGTATGAATATTTTAGAGAATGATTATCACATTCCGACATCAAACCAGAGCTACCAACATCAGCTGTCCTCGCCTTCACATCCCTCCACCCCCTCACATATAACGTCCCCATTACATCACATCTCGCCTGAACAGAACCACCTTCAGAACTATACCTACAATCAAACGCAACAG AATCAGGGTAACTACCACCCACCAGAAACCCTGCCCCAGGTCCAGTACCCCCAGCCAGAGAACAGTGGATATGGTAACAACACCTCCCTGGAGGAGACCTGGATGGACCTGGTCAATATTCTGGAGCTCCCCAGCAATGAATCTAACGCTGGCATGGTCAACAACTTGACCGGCACTGGACGTATGATGAGCCCTCAGAATCACTCCAATGCCTTGATTCAGAATGTTACAATGCCTACGCCAATCAACAACACTGTTACCACTAACACATTTGAGCCAC aaaCAAGAAACAACTTTACATCAGCTCCCCCCAGTGAGGGATGTGCTTCTCCCTTAGAGTGGAACCCCTCCAACATATTGTTTAACAACAGTAATGCTGGGGCTGATCAAAACGGCAACCTAACCACTCAGGTGGATGACATTCTCTCTAATATCATTGATGAGGGACTGGATGACCTTAATATTACTGAAATGGCCATGGAAGAAG GTTTGGGTTCCATGCAAATGCTTGATGATGCCAGCAGTGAATCGGGCATTTCCATGGGAAGCTCCAGGGGCTCACCTTCACAG GATCAGTTCAGTGAGGGAGCCATGTCCCCCTTCGACGGCATGGAAGGAGGTGCCCGAGGTGGAGGAGATTATGGTGATGGTACCCCTGACTTCGGCAAAAGGCCAGGAAAATTCAGCTTCAACGGGGGGTTCAACTACAATGAAAATGGAGCCGAGTCTTCTCGATCAAATTATTCCTCCTCCTCTAACGACACAGATTATCACTACCGTCCATCTAGCGCCAATCATATCAGACACAACCATTCCTACCCACTGCAGCCAGGCCAGGAACCTCGTGAGTACAAGAAGTACACGATATCGGACAAGCCCAAGCAAAAGGGTCCTCACTGTAGGGACAAAAAGAGGTTAGAGGATCTCAAAGTGCCCTTGTCACTGGATCAGATTGTAGATGCTCCTGTGGAGGAATTCAATGAAATTCTGACCCGTCACAAGTTGTCCGAGTCGCAGCTTCAGTTAATTAGAGACATTAGACGACGAGGCAAAAACAAAGTGGCAGCCCAAAACTGTAGAAAAAGGAAGATGGATGTGATCGTCACGTTGGAGGATGAAATGACCCATTTGAAGGAATCCCGTGAAAAACTGATGGCTGAGAGGCAGATGATTGACAAGCAGACACGTGATATGAAGGACAAATACAGCACCCTCTACAGGGAAATATTCTTGTCTTTGCGGGATGAACATGGTCGCCCCTATGACCCAGCTCAGTTCTCTCTCCAACAGTCCAGTGATGGAAacgttttccttgtgcctaaAAATGTAACATCTGATGAACATATGGAAATGAACAAGAAAATCAAGGAAGAGCGAGAAAAAGAATCCCATTAA
- the LOC125645893 gene encoding endoplasmic reticulum membrane sensor NFE2L1-like isoform X1, with protein MRLKQYFTDGLVQIAIVLSLLRIDLNSYLNTNYVNYPEVQELILGQTAVYTQTNFHRNSLENQYTGYVHLKNVENEASVILRDLRSLSRFASHQVSRQQRIVTFLVGISNGGGRLLTNSQESQPVNIESSDSESPTSTEQQSGSAQVEENSETQEHEEVVLCQVNAECPLAVDPSFEDLDLIDVLWRQDIDLGVGKEMFDVNLRRELEREREIELQKERQKQKDRELLQSKLEEQRRHREQQWMSENFMRDGETGEWVPLNGRRAPPQPMGSPSMVPPNMSPQVSTVPPPNVTNMNQQNSPHNMNQTSQFQNYQSYETGMPMMNNPMQQRMNILENDYHIPTSNQSYQHQLSSPSHPSTPSHITSPLHHISPEQNHLQNYTYNQTQQNQGNYHPPETLPQVQYPQPENSGYGNNTSLEETWMDLVNILELPSNESNAGMVNNLTGTGRMMSPQNHSNALIQNVTMPTPINNTVTTNTFEPQTRNNFTSAPPSEGCASPLEWNPSNILFNNSNAGADQNGNLTTQVDDILSNIIDEGLDDLNITEMAMEEGLGSMQMLDDASSESGISMGSSRGSPSQDQFSEGAMSPFDGMEGGARGGGDYGDGTPDFGKRPGKFSFNGGFNYNENGAESSRSNYSSSSNDTDYHYRPSSANHIRHNHSYPLQPGQEPREYKKYTISDKPKQKGPHCRDKKRLEDLKVPLSLDQIVDAPVEEFNEILTRHKLSESQLQLIRDIRRRGKNKVAAQNCRKRKMDVIVTLEDEMTHLKESREKLMAERQMIDKQTRDMKDKYSTLYREIFLSLRDEHGRPYDPAQFSLQQSSDGNVFLVPKNVTSDEHMEMNKKIKEEREKESH; from the exons ATGCGACTGAAGCAGTATTTCACTGACGGCTTAGTACAGATTGCCATTGTTCTCAGCTTGTTGCGTATCGATCTCAACAGTTACTTGAATACGAATTATGTGAACTATCCGGAAGTGCAAGAATTAATTCTTGGTCAGACAGCAGTGTATACACAGACGAATTTTCATAGAAATAGTCTTGAAAACCAATATACAGGAtatgtacatttgaaaaatgtagAGAATGAAGCATCTGTCATCTTGCGAGATCTTCGTTCTCTGAGTCGATTTGCTAGTCATCAAGTATCAAGACAACAAAGAATAGTGACATTTCTTGTGGGTATTTCGAATGGTGGTGGACGCCTTTTAACAAACTCTCAGGAATCTCAACCTGTAAACATTGAAAGTAGTGATAGCGAATCTCCAACTTCAACAGAACAGCAATCTGGATCTGCTCAAGTAGAAGAAAATTCGGAAACCCAAGAACATGAAGAAGTTGTACTTTGTCAAGTTAATGCTGAATGCCCTTTAGCAGTAGATCCATCTTTTGAG GATCTGGACTTGATAGACGTACTATGGCGCCAAGACATAGATCTTGGGGTGGGAAAAGAGATGTTCGATGTGAATCTCCGAAGAGAACTCGAGAGAGAACGAGAAATCGAGCTGCAGAAGGAAAGACAGAAA CAAAAAGATAGGGAGCTTCTACAAAGCAAACTAGAAGAACAGCGTAGACACCGAGAACAGCAATGGATGTCGGAGAACTTTATGAGGGATGGGGAAACAG GTGAATGGGTGCCACTGAATGGAAGAAGAGCCCCTCCCCAGCCCATGGGGTCACCTTCAATGGTTCCCCCAAACATGTCTCCTCAAGTATCCACTGTCCCTCCCCCAAATGTTACCAATATGAATCAGCAGAATAGCCCACATAATATGAACCAGACCAGCCAGTTTCAG aattaCCAATCTTATGAAACTGGAATGCCTATGATGAACAACCCAATGCAGCAGCGTATGAATATTTTAGAGAATGATTATCACATTCCGACATCAAACCAGAGCTACCAACATCAGCTGTCCTCGCCTTCACATCCCTCCACCCCCTCACATATAACGTCCCCATTACATCACATCTCGCCTGAACAGAACCACCTTCAGAACTATACCTACAATCAAACGCAACAG AATCAGGGTAACTACCACCCACCAGAAACCCTGCCCCAGGTCCAGTACCCCCAGCCAGAGAACAGTGGATATGGTAACAACACCTCCCTGGAGGAGACCTGGATGGACCTGGTCAATATTCTGGAGCTCCCCAGCAATGAATCTAACGCTGGCATGGTCAACAACTTGACCGGCACTGGACGTATGATGAGCCCTCAGAATCACTCCAATGCCTTGATTCAGAATGTTACAATGCCTACGCCAATCAACAACACTGTTACCACTAACACATTTGAGCCAC aaaCAAGAAACAACTTTACATCAGCTCCCCCCAGTGAGGGATGTGCTTCTCCCTTAGAGTGGAACCCCTCCAACATATTGTTTAACAACAGTAATGCTGGGGCTGATCAAAACGGCAACCTAACCACTCAGGTGGATGACATTCTCTCTAATATCATTGATGAGGGACTGGATGACCTTAATATTACTGAAATGGCCATGGAAGAAG GTTTGGGTTCCATGCAAATGCTTGATGATGCCAGCAGTGAATCGGGCATTTCCATGGGAAGCTCCAGGGGCTCACCTTCACAG GATCAGTTCAGTGAGGGAGCCATGTCCCCCTTCGACGGCATGGAAGGAGGTGCCCGAGGTGGAGGAGATTATGGTGATGGTACCCCTGACTTCGGCAAAAGGCCAGGAAAATTCAGCTTCAACGGGGGGTTCAACTACAATGAAAATGGAGCCGAGTCTTCTCGATCAAATTATTCCTCCTCCTCTAACGACACAGATTATCACTACCGTCCATCTAGCGCCAATCATATCAGACACAACCATTCCTACCCACTGCAGCCAGGCCAGGAACCTCGTGAGTACAAGAAGTACACGATATCGGACAAGCCCAAGCAAAAGGGTCCTCACTGTAGGGACAAAAAGAGGTTAGAGGATCTCAAAGTGCCCTTGTCACTGGATCAGATTGTAGATGCTCCTGTGGAGGAATTCAATGAAATTCTGACCCGTCACAAGTTGTCCGAGTCGCAGCTTCAGTTAATTAGAGACATTAGACGACGAGGCAAAAACAAAGTGGCAGCCCAAAACTGTAGAAAAAGGAAGATGGATGTGATCGTCACGTTGGAGGATGAAATGACCCATTTGAAGGAATCCCGTGAAAAACTGATGGCTGAGAGGCAGATGATTGACAAGCAGACACGTGATATGAAGGACAAATACAGCACCCTCTACAGGGAAATATTCTTGTCTTTGCGGGATGAACATGGTCGCCCCTATGACCCAGCTCAGTTCTCTCTCCAACAGTCCAGTGATGGAAacgttttccttgtgcctaaAAATGTAACATCTGATGAACATATGGAAATGAACAAGAAAATCAAGGAAGAGCGAGAAAAAGAATCCCATTAA